Proteins found in one Sardina pilchardus chromosome 11, fSarPil1.1, whole genome shotgun sequence genomic segment:
- the LOC134095858 gene encoding uncharacterized protein LOC134095858 isoform X1, which yields MSRLLVSYFVLVHITLDVVAQSVASQPDQVIISKPGDNVTVKCITPKGKSPYLFWYQQRMGQMLRIICVAQSNTDPQYYNEFKNSHFSIERMEGAFNLEIRNSTWSDEAMYYCGSKKPNGLIDFGNGTFVRIKDDTQMTNNTVAVIQSLTSDSTHPAHSEPLQCAAVRETGTEELSLFWFGPATRESPPGLISTYRNSSTCETRSLLGCMHEQATSNDSNAATCHCAVNKCGQMLFGNETPSQAESSVDYIIHALGGAICLCAMLDVVLIYSYCKKKACVNCQGQSSMHVQTNACLSREASHQKDESYTVLHFSQRATPGNRQRTEPFQQSVYSDVRG from the exons ATGAGCAGGTTGCTTGTGTCCTATTTTGTTCTAGTGCATATTACCTTAG ATGTAGTTGCTCAGTCGGTGGCCTCTCAGCCTGATCAAGTTATCATTTCAAAGCCAGGTGACAATGTCACAGTGAAATGTATCACACCAAAAGGCAAGAGTCCGTATTTATTTTGGTATCAGCAGAGAATGGGGCAGATGTTGCGGATCATTTGTGTGGCACAGTCAAATACAGATCCTCAGTATTACAATGAGTTTAAAAACTCACACTTCTCAATTGAGCGAATGGAGGGAGCCTTTAACCTGGAAATCAGAAACAGCACTTGGTCAGACGAAGCCATGTATTACTGTGGAAGCAAAAAACCAAACGGGCTCATTGACTTTGGAAACGGAACTTTTGTAAGAATAAAAG ATGACACACAGATGACCAACAACACTGTGGCAGTGATCCAAAGCCTGACCTCAGATTCAACTCATCCAGCACACTCCGAACCTCTTCAGTGTGCAGCAGTCAGAGAGACCGGAACAGAAGAGCTCAGTTTGTTCTGGTTCGGACCAGCTACAAGAGAATCCCCACCAGGACTTATCTCTACCTACAGAAACAGCAGTACTTGTGAGACTAGATCCTTGTTGGGTTGCATGCATGAACAGGCCACAAGCAATGACAGCAATGCTGCAACCTGCCACTGTGCTGTTAACAAATGTGGACAAATGCTGTTTGGGAATGAAACACCAAGTCAAGCTG AAAGTTCTGTGGACTACATCATTCATGCACTTGGTGGGGCAATATGCCTCTGTGCCATGCTGGACGTTGTTCTTATTTATAGTTATTGCAAAAAGAAAGCATGCGTGAATTGCCAAG GACAGTCTTCTATGCATGTCCAGACAAATGCATGCTTGAGCAGAGAGGCCTCTCATCAG AAAGACGAGAGTTACACAGTGCTGCATTTCTCACAGAGAGCAACACCAGGAAACCGCCAGAGAACAGAACCCTTTCAGCAGAGTGTGTATTCAGATGTCCGAGGCTAG
- the LOC134095858 gene encoding uncharacterized protein LOC134095858 isoform X2 has protein sequence MSRLLVSYFVLVHITLDVVAQSVASQPDQVIISKPGDNVTVKCITPKGKSPYLFWYQQRMGQMLRIICVAQSNTDPQYYNEFKNSHFSIERMEGAFNLEIRNSTWSDEAMYYCGSKKPNGLIDFGNGTFVRIKDDTQMTNNTVAVIQSLTSDSTHPAHSEPLQCAAVRETGTEELSLFWFGPATRESPPGLISTYRNSSTCETRSLLGCMHEQATSNDSNAATCHCAVNKCGQMLFGNETPSQAERRELHSAAFLTESNTRKPPENRTLSAECVFRCPRLAMLNTHLKNIHHFFTITPKLSSHVKLNNNDKLLE, from the exons ATGAGCAGGTTGCTTGTGTCCTATTTTGTTCTAGTGCATATTACCTTAG ATGTAGTTGCTCAGTCGGTGGCCTCTCAGCCTGATCAAGTTATCATTTCAAAGCCAGGTGACAATGTCACAGTGAAATGTATCACACCAAAAGGCAAGAGTCCGTATTTATTTTGGTATCAGCAGAGAATGGGGCAGATGTTGCGGATCATTTGTGTGGCACAGTCAAATACAGATCCTCAGTATTACAATGAGTTTAAAAACTCACACTTCTCAATTGAGCGAATGGAGGGAGCCTTTAACCTGGAAATCAGAAACAGCACTTGGTCAGACGAAGCCATGTATTACTGTGGAAGCAAAAAACCAAACGGGCTCATTGACTTTGGAAACGGAACTTTTGTAAGAATAAAAG ATGACACACAGATGACCAACAACACTGTGGCAGTGATCCAAAGCCTGACCTCAGATTCAACTCATCCAGCACACTCCGAACCTCTTCAGTGTGCAGCAGTCAGAGAGACCGGAACAGAAGAGCTCAGTTTGTTCTGGTTCGGACCAGCTACAAGAGAATCCCCACCAGGACTTATCTCTACCTACAGAAACAGCAGTACTTGTGAGACTAGATCCTTGTTGGGTTGCATGCATGAACAGGCCACAAGCAATGACAGCAATGCTGCAACCTGCCACTGTGCTGTTAACAAATGTGGACAAATGCTGTTTGGGAATGAAACACCAAGTCAAGCTG AAAGACGAGAGTTACACAGTGCTGCATTTCTCACAGAGAGCAACACCAGGAAACCGCCAGAGAACAGAACCCTTTCAGCAGAGTGTGTATTCAGATGTCCGAGGCTAGCAatgctaaacacacacttgAAGAATATTCACCACTTCTTCACCATTACACCTAAACTATCTTCACATGTTAAGCTGAACAATAATGACAAGTTATTGGAATAG
- the LOC134095862 gene encoding uncharacterized protein LOC134095862, translating into MPFWDVGATVSQPTPVMKAKTGTTVTLECFVSEENQHDPIVWYKQSFGQKPLGLGTAQHFVSPILYGEFDNSRFNISKRLGSPHLSMSNIKLSDEAFYSCGVRIDSDIHFGNGTYLFVEEKDKLRSITDVFQAVLPTAVQLGDSETLECVVLAESRTEDLRVFWFRPASGGSHPGVIYTNKSWTGPCEGRCVYSLPKKDVNISDAGTYYCGIATSEQILFGNGTAVVIAEPVHSALVGLVVALGCCVTLMVFLVWLNCQRRVTCDNMRDLHHVRDDSSNSRQRRAQAGAAEGPNNAALHLSKKDPRGRRTKRELPPDAVYSAVNL; encoded by the exons ATGCCATTTTGGGATGTGGGAG CTACTGTGTCTCAGCCTACTCCTGTGATGAAGGCTAAGACCGGCACCACTGTCACTTTGGAATGCTTTGTATCAGAAGAAAACCAGCATGATCCTATAGTTTGGTACAAGCAAAGTTTTGGGCAGAAGCCACTTGGGTTAGGAACAGCTCAGCATTTTGTGTCTCCTATACTCTACGGTGAATTTGACAATAGCCGCTTCAACATAAGTAAACGACTTGGATCTCCCCACCTGTCTATGTCAAACATTAAGTTATCTGATGAAGCTTTTTACTCCTGTGGAGTCAGAATTGATTCTGATATTCACTTTGGAAATGGAACATATTTGTTTGTGGAAG AAAAAGATAAACTAAGGTCCATTACAGATGTGTTCCAAGCCGTATTACCAACTGCAGTCCAACTGGGCGATTCAGAGACATTGGAGTGTGTGGTGCTGGCTGAGAGCAGAACTGAAGATCTCAGAGTGTTCTGGTTCAGACCCGCTTCAGGAGGTTCCCATCCAGGGGTCATTTACACCAACAAGAGCTGGACTGGGCCGTGTGAGGGTCGCTGTGTCTACAGTCTCCCAAAGAAGGACGTAAACATTTCTGATGCTGGAACCTACTACTGCGGCATAGCCACAAGTGAACAAATACTGTTTGGTAATGGAACAGCAGTTGTTATCG CTGAACCAGTACATTCTGCGCTGGTTGGTTTGGTTGTGGCTCTGGGCTGCTGTGTCACATTGATGGTTTTCCTGGTTTGGTTGAATTGCCAGAGGAGAGTTACATGTGACAATA TGAGAGACTTGCACCATGTTAGAGATGACAGTTCTAATAGCAGACAAAGACGTGCTCAG GCTGGTGCTGCTGAGGGTCCAAACAATGCAGCGTTGCACTTATCTAAGAAGGATCCCAGGGGCAGGAGAACTAAGAGAGAGCTGCCACCAGATGCTGTTTATTCTGCTGTTAACCTCTGA